AAAGTGGTAAATTTCATTTTTCGTGACGCTCCGGTCGTTCGCTGTGCTGTGGGGGGAATGCGCGCGGAAGACTTTGGCATCAACATCGATAAGCTTTCCATAGCGACGGACGATGCGGGAAAGGAATTCAAAGCCGCTGTCGCACGCAGCGGTGGGCTACCGCTGAGCTCAAGGGACGGGGAATTGGAAGAGTTACGACAGATTGTTGTCGCCAAGGACCGCTCGATAAGCAGCTTGAGAAGCACTCTGGATGGGCAGCGAagcgcgctcgagggacGCATCGCGCAAACCGAAAAGATACTTGGTGATAGGGACagggagctcggcgcgattAGAGACGAGCTAGAGGGGGCGATGAGAGCTAAggcggtcgccgaggctgcgctcaAGAGGGAGGTCGAGGCCAACCGCCGCTCGAAGGAGGCCATCAAGTCTGATCTGGAGGATTTGAGGCAAAAGCTTCGTCAGGCATCATCAGAAGGCATGAAAGTGAAAGCGAATCTtcgggcggagcgcgagaagACGGAAAGGCTGCGGGCGGAGCTGGAGCAGATATTTACACGCGAGGCGATGGTGACCGAGCAGCTCCAAATGGAATCGGATGCTCACAAAGAAACTCAGAGAAAACTGGAGAAATACCACAACGAGCACGTCCGCGATAAGGAAAATCAGGCAGTGACAGCCGCGAGCATACACGGCGACCTTGAAAGACGTCTCGAGGTCGAGCGGCGTGGTCGGGAAGCTTCTGAACAGTTACTCCGAGCTGAGCTCAAGTCCCGCGAGGAGATGGAGTATTTGTTGGTTGCACTTCGCGACCTGGCGATGAATAAGAAAAAACCTTCACCATCAGGGGACAATCAGGAGCAGATTCGATTGGTAAAGCAAGAATTGTACATGCTGAGATCGGAGGAAGAGCGGGATATGAAACAGAGGAGGGAGCAGCACGATATGGCGCGGAAAAAGCTAGAGGGTCATCAGGCGAGCCTAGCAGTAGAGCTGGCAGAGCTCAGAACCACCATGGAGTTTCTGCCGTTCGGAACGCAGCGCTCAGACGTGCAGACATCTCGAGTGCGATCGGAGGGAAATAAAGAAAGTGGAGAAGACACGGCTCACCTGATGCCTTCTTCTCCGGTGTCTTTCGTTGTGCCACTGCGCGACAGATAACTTAGCTTCTTGAATCTAAAGTTATGCTCGTACTTATATTACACATCGCTGGCTTTCAGCGTTTTTTTAATTGGCTTGGCTTGCTTAATTCAGCAATCCACCTCCCCAGTCTCCGTGGTCTTGGTCCCACCACCTGTCCTTTTGGCTCTTTGTCTCTTTCTTCTCTGCTAGACCtgcgtcgtccacgacggaCCAGGATATCTCGTCTGGGACTGCTGCGTACCACCGTGGAAGATTTCCCTGAGGGTTCAATCGATAGTTGAAGAGAATTTCGTCGCCGGGGTTAATCGTACGACTCGCCAAGAATACGATTCCGCGAGAACGCACAGTCTGAGGGACGAAGACAGATACTCCATCATCAATGTACCACGGTAAAGTCGTGATCGGGTTGATGTGCTTCCGAACCGCGTCGCTGATCGCGTCATCCCAATCAACAGCGATCGCCTCTACATTTGGAATGGAGCCACGGGGAGGGTGATTGGCCAGAGCTGCCACGGCCCAACCAGCGCAAAGACCCTTGGCTGCGTTATTCTTCGCTTGCAACGCAGACTCTGCTCCGCAAATCCACCCGCCTCCCTGCAGGTTGATCACGTACGCGCCCTCCTCTCTGAGGGCAGGCAGAGGAATCAAAATCGAGGTGCCGTCCGCGGCATGAGTGACATCGGGAGCAGGCGGGGTGTAAACACCCGCATAGATAGCAATCAAGTCCCCGGGTTTTGCAGCGTGAGCGTCGCTGCGAAGGAAAAGTCCGGAGCCCGCCGAGTCCGAGCGGACTTGCGATCTGCGGACCTCGACCGGGGGTCGCGCCCGAGTGATGTTGTCCACCTTGGCTCGCGCTACTTCTGCTAGAACTGCGGCtgtcgcgcggcggttcaGCTCCTCTTTTGCGGCAGGAGGTGGAAGTTGGAGGAGTGCACCGAGGAGTTGCTCGTTTGTCGGGGTGATGCGCAGTAGCGAGCGCAGGTAGCGATACCACGCCATTTTCCCCGCCGCGGAAAGGCGCTTTCAGCGTCACCGATGGCAGGACACAACCGGTGGTGATGACGATttcggcgtcgtctccctTTGGTTGGGCGCACAGCCGGAGGCTATGCCGTGCGCCCAGTTTACTGCAGCCAAGCGATAAGATAGTATTTTCTCAAGTTTTTACGACTGGTACCCtacgacgtcgcccccgaggcgTACGGccaggccgaggccgacCTCCACGACGCATGGTGCGCCATCTGCCTTCCCTCGGGTGAAACGGATGACaatggcgacgtcgtgcggcCCGACCTCAGGGTGACCACAGatgagcgcctgcgcggcctCCTTGCCCACCTCGGGGAgcgggtggacgacgcggtcgcacTCACCCGCTCGCGCATCTCGCTACCCATGAAGTTTGGAGGAATGGGGATTCCCGCGCTTCAGCAGTTAGCGGACAGCGcatcggtcgcggcggcgtgcacgtaCATTCCCTGGCTGCACAATTTCGTCCCGGGCCTGGCCGACGTCGTCACCACCGACGACCCAAGAGACCTGGGCTTGGGTTGGGGCGGGCTCGACACCGCCTGGCGCCGCATCTGGGAGAGGGCCACGGACTcgggcgcggtcgacggcgagggga
The genomic region above belongs to Micromonas commoda chromosome 4, complete sequence and contains:
- a CDS encoding predicted protein, with the protein product MRAEDFGINIDKLSIATDDAGKEFKAAVARSGGLPLSSRDGELEELRQIVVAKDRSISSLRSTLDGQRSALEGRIAQTEKILGDRDRELGAIRDELEGAMRAKAVAEAALKREVEANRRSKEAIKSDLEDLRQKLRQASSEGMKVKANLRAEREKTERLRAELEQIFTREAMVTEQLQMESDAHKETQRKLEKYHNEHVRDKENQAVTAASIHGDLERRLEVERRGREASEQLLRAELKSREEMEYLLVALRDLAMNKKKPSPSGDNQEQIRLVKQELYMLRSEEERDMKQRREQHDMARKKLEGHQASLAVELAELRTTMEFLPFGTQRSDVQTSRVRSEGNKESGEDTAHLMPSSPVSFVVPLRDR
- a CDS encoding predicted protein encodes the protein MAWYRYLRSLLRITPTNEQLLGALLQLPPPAAKEELNRRATAAVLAEVARAKVDNITRARPPVEVRRSQVRSDSAGSGLFLRSDAHAAKPGDLIAIYAGVYTPPAPDVTHAADGTSILIPLPALREEGAYVINLQGGGWICGAESALQAKNNAAKGLCAGWAVAALANHPPRGSIPNVEAIAVDWDDAISDAVRKHINPITTLPWYIDDGVSVFVPQTVRSRGIVFLASRTINPGDEILFNYRLNPQGNLPRWYAAVPDEISWSVVDDAGLAEKKETKSQKDRWWDQDHGDWGGGLLN